The following are encoded together in the Acidovorax sp. KKS102 genome:
- a CDS encoding type 1 glutamine amidotransferase domain-containing protein codes for MAHILMVLTSHDQLGDTGKKTGFWLEEFAAPYYVFKDAGAQITLASPHGGQPPLDPKSDDENAQTDATRRFKADAEAQKQLASTVPLSSVKAGDFDAVFYPGGHGPLWDLAEDAQSIALIEKTFAAGKPLALVCHAPGVLRHTRAPDGSPLVKGKKVTGFTNSEEDGVQLTKIVPFLVEDMLKANGGVYSKGPDWAPYVLTDGTLVTGQNPASSEQGAHALLKLLG; via the coding sequence ATGGCACACATCCTCATGGTTCTCACGTCCCACGACCAACTGGGCGATACCGGCAAAAAGACGGGCTTCTGGCTGGAAGAGTTTGCCGCCCCGTACTACGTGTTCAAGGACGCTGGCGCGCAGATCACCCTGGCATCGCCCCACGGCGGCCAGCCGCCGCTGGACCCCAAGAGCGACGACGAAAACGCCCAGACCGATGCCACGCGCCGTTTCAAGGCCGATGCCGAAGCGCAAAAGCAGCTGGCCAGCACCGTGCCTTTGTCCAGCGTGAAGGCCGGGGACTTTGACGCCGTGTTCTACCCCGGCGGCCACGGCCCGCTGTGGGACCTGGCCGAAGACGCGCAGTCCATCGCCCTCATCGAAAAGACCTTTGCTGCAGGCAAGCCGCTGGCGCTGGTGTGCCACGCACCGGGCGTGCTGCGCCACACCAGGGCGCCCGACGGGTCGCCGCTGGTCAAGGGCAAAAAGGTCACGGGGTTTACCAACAGCGAAGAAGACGGGGTGCAGTTGACAAAGATCGTGCCCTTCCTGGTGGAGGACATGCTCAAAGCCAACGGCGGCGTGTATTCCAAAGGCCCCGACTGGGCGCCCTATGTGTTGACCGACGGCACGCTGGTCACGGGGCAGAACCCGGCATCGTCCGAGCAGGGGGCGCACGCGTTGCTGAAGCTGTTGGGGTAA
- a CDS encoding VOC family protein, translating into MLDHMTFRVTDIARTKAFYTAALAPLGYSLCFEGNYGSNMLGFAYPAPSEPDGKKADVWFIDGPSPYGGPPATTGCHLAWRATTRAQVDAFYRAAMEAGGKDNGAPGLRPDYHAHYYGAFVIDPEGNNIEAVCHMPE; encoded by the coding sequence ATGCTGGACCACATGACCTTCCGCGTCACCGACATCGCGCGCACCAAGGCGTTCTACACCGCCGCCCTCGCGCCTTTGGGCTACAGCCTGTGTTTTGAAGGCAATTACGGCTCGAACATGCTGGGCTTTGCCTACCCGGCGCCGTCCGAGCCCGACGGTAAGAAGGCCGATGTATGGTTCATCGACGGCCCCTCGCCCTACGGCGGGCCGCCCGCCACCACGGGCTGCCACCTGGCGTGGCGGGCCACCACGCGGGCCCAGGTCGATGCCTTCTACCGCGCCGCCATGGAAGCCGGGGGCAAAGACAACGGAGCCCCGGGCCTGCGGCCCGACTACCACGCGCACTACTACGGCGCGTTTGTCATCGACCCCGAGGGCAACAACATCGAAGCGGTGTGCCACATGCCGGAGTAA
- a CDS encoding DUF3567 domain-containing protein has translation MHMLYDSESFVVVHMLPDAVEKKSTQALNDTAPAVPQLARHGFEIVDKRSGKEVYLDGSWAEMFQEQILAWQRETPTQEEVEDALDRYAGLAQHPVVVH, from the coding sequence ATGCACATGCTCTACGACTCAGAATCCTTCGTGGTGGTCCATATGCTGCCCGACGCCGTGGAGAAAAAGAGCACCCAGGCGCTCAACGACACTGCCCCCGCCGTTCCCCAGCTTGCACGCCACGGCTTCGAGATCGTGGACAAGCGCTCCGGCAAGGAGGTGTACCTGGACGGCTCCTGGGCCGAGATGTTCCAGGAGCAGATCCTGGCCTGGCAGCGCGAAACCCCGACCCAGGAAGAAGTGGAAGACGCGCTGGACCGCTACGCGGGCCTGGCACAACACCCGGTGGTGGTGCACTGA
- a CDS encoding DUF3108 domain-containing protein, whose protein sequence is MPRRALVFITALVLALHWLVLSGVPLAWDSPAQPSRQVFSTRSIAPAPPPPTVAPPGVTAVPVAAPQPPPRKKAPSPKRPPAPAAQDRPEPAPTAAPVAEAEAPADTGAATTVASATPEAPANDAAPVPAPAASAPAAHAASAPAAPAEPATEDTQTGTGVDIRPPGGTGRSASTPPPPVRIPAPTRLTFDVSGQAKKFAYSARAELLWQHDGNRYEARQEISAFLVGTRTQRSVGTVTEQGLLPEKFSDKSRSEQAAHFDYAKGRVTFSANTPDAAAGPGVQDRLSLFIQLGAMLAADPGRFVPGTQITLTTVSARSADRWTFTVEGPETLDLPAGPTPALKLLRLPRKDYDQKAELWVAPGLGYLPVRIKLTQANGDFADLLLRASGPP, encoded by the coding sequence ATGCCACGGCGCGCGCTGGTTTTCATCACGGCCCTGGTGCTGGCCCTGCACTGGCTGGTGCTCAGCGGCGTGCCCCTGGCCTGGGACAGCCCCGCGCAGCCGTCCCGCCAAGTGTTCAGCACACGCAGCATCGCACCCGCGCCGCCCCCACCAACCGTTGCACCTCCCGGCGTGACTGCCGTGCCGGTTGCCGCACCGCAACCTCCGCCCCGCAAAAAGGCGCCTTCCCCCAAGCGCCCCCCAGCCCCTGCAGCCCAGGACCGTCCCGAACCCGCACCGACAGCGGCTCCCGTCGCAGAGGCCGAGGCGCCTGCAGACACTGGCGCAGCAACCACCGTGGCCAGCGCAACCCCTGAGGCGCCTGCCAACGACGCCGCTCCGGTGCCCGCACCTGCAGCCTCGGCTCCAGCCGCCCATGCAGCATCGGCTCCAGCCGCCCCTGCAGAGCCGGCCACCGAGGACACCCAAACCGGCACGGGCGTGGACATCCGCCCGCCCGGAGGTACCGGCCGCAGCGCCAGCACCCCACCACCGCCCGTGCGCATACCCGCCCCCACACGCCTCACGTTTGATGTGAGCGGCCAGGCCAAAAAGTTCGCCTACAGCGCCCGGGCCGAGCTGCTGTGGCAGCACGACGGCAACCGCTACGAGGCGCGCCAGGAGATCAGCGCCTTTCTGGTGGGCACACGCACGCAGCGCAGCGTCGGCACGGTCACGGAGCAAGGACTGCTGCCCGAGAAGTTCTCCGACAAATCCCGCAGCGAGCAGGCCGCGCATTTTGACTACGCCAAGGGCCGCGTCACCTTCAGCGCCAACACGCCCGACGCGGCGGCAGGCCCCGGCGTGCAGGACCGCCTGAGCCTGTTCATCCAGCTGGGCGCGATGCTGGCCGCAGACCCGGGCCGATTTGTGCCTGGCACCCAGATCACGCTGACCACGGTGAGCGCCCGCAGTGCCGACCGCTGGACCTTCACCGTGGAAGGCCCCGAAACCCTGGACCTGCCCGCCGGGCCCACGCCCGCCCTCAAGCTGCTGCGCCTGCCCCGCAAGGACTACGACCAGAAGGCCGAACTCTGGGTGGCCCCGGGGCTGGGCTACCTGCCCGTGCGCATCAAGCTCACCCAGGCCAACGGCGATTTCGCCGACCTGCTGCTGCGTGCCAGCGGCCCGCCCTGA
- a CDS encoding AbrB family transcriptional regulator: MRPLFIVRTVATLALAWAAAAACVALQTPLPWMIGPLLATSVVSMAGGPTESWGPLRNAGQWTIGAALGLYFTPQVVALIGGLWWAIVLGIVWALFLGWLFGAWLYRVHAPRMHGVPAPMLRATSYFAGAIGAASEMTLLSERENARTDLVAASHSLRLLIVTVTIPFALQFSGLHGLDILPPTLRVVNWPGLALMALLTGAGALLMDRLGRANPWFMGAMLVSMGLTMAGQSLSAVPQGMVNAAQLVIGVSLGVRFRAEFLHTAPRWLASVALGTVGLMGVCALFAGALAWATGLPWVTLLLGTSPGGITEMAITAKVLQLGVPVVTAFQVCRLIAVLMLVDPLYRRIYPSSAPEGALG, from the coding sequence ATGCGCCCCCTTTTCATTGTTCGCACCGTGGCCACCCTGGCCCTGGCATGGGCCGCTGCTGCTGCCTGTGTGGCCCTGCAGACCCCGCTGCCCTGGATGATCGGCCCGCTGTTGGCCACCTCCGTCGTGTCGATGGCCGGCGGCCCCACCGAAAGCTGGGGCCCGCTGCGCAATGCCGGGCAATGGACCATTGGCGCCGCCCTGGGCCTGTATTTCACGCCCCAGGTGGTGGCGCTGATTGGGGGGCTGTGGTGGGCCATCGTGCTGGGCATTGTGTGGGCGCTGTTCCTGGGCTGGCTGTTTGGCGCCTGGCTCTACCGCGTGCACGCGCCGCGCATGCACGGGGTTCCGGCACCGATGCTGCGCGCCACCAGCTACTTTGCCGGCGCGATTGGTGCGGCGTCCGAGATGACCTTGTTGTCCGAGCGCGAAAACGCGCGCACCGACCTGGTGGCCGCCAGCCACAGCCTGCGGCTGCTCATCGTCACGGTGACCATTCCGTTTGCGCTGCAGTTCAGCGGCCTGCACGGCCTTGATATCCTGCCGCCCACGCTGCGGGTGGTGAACTGGCCGGGGCTGGCGCTGATGGCGCTGCTGACCGGGGCCGGGGCGCTGCTGATGGACCGGCTGGGCCGCGCCAACCCGTGGTTCATGGGGGCGATGCTCGTGTCCATGGGCCTGACCATGGCGGGCCAAAGCCTGTCGGCGGTGCCCCAGGGCATGGTTAACGCCGCGCAGCTCGTGATCGGGGTGAGCCTGGGTGTGCGGTTTCGCGCGGAGTTCTTGCACACCGCGCCGCGTTGGCTGGCGTCGGTGGCGCTGGGCACCGTGGGGCTGATGGGCGTGTGCGCCCTGTTCGCCGGTGCCCTGGCCTGGGCCACGGGGCTGCCCTGGGTCACCTTGTTGCTGGGCACCTCGCCCGGCGGCATCACCGAGATGGCCATCACGGCCAAAGTGCTTCAACTGGGCGTACCGGTAGTGACGGCGTTCCAGGTGTGCCGACTGATTGCGGTGCTGATGCTGGTGGACCCGCTGTACCGGCGGATCTATCCGTCCAGCGCACCCGAAGGTGCGCTGGGCTGA
- a CDS encoding iron-containing alcohol dehydrogenase, giving the protein MLNFDFHNPTHIAFGQGRIADLAKLVPAAAKVLILVGGASAEKTGTLAEVRAALGDRQHATFSGIEPNPSYETSMKAVAQIREGGFDFLLAVGGGSVIDATKFIAAAVRFEGADPWAILEKHGRNIQGAMPFGSVLTLPATGSEMNNGGVITHRGKGAKLSFGSVHTYPVFSVLDPTKTYTLPPQQLANGVVDAFVHTVEQYLTYPVNAPVQDRFAEGILQTLIEVGPRLLTAPEPVYDDRANLMWAATMALNGLIGAGVPQDWATHMIGHELTALHGIDHARTLAIVLPALLNERRVAKRAKLLQYGERVWGITTGTDDERITAAIERTRDFFESMGIATRLSGYGLGGDTVTAVVAQLEAHGMVTLGEQREITPAVSRRILEAAL; this is encoded by the coding sequence ATGCTGAATTTCGACTTCCACAACCCCACCCACATCGCCTTCGGCCAGGGCCGCATTGCCGACCTGGCCAAGCTCGTGCCCGCTGCCGCCAAGGTGTTGATCCTGGTGGGCGGTGCCAGCGCCGAAAAGACCGGCACCCTGGCCGAGGTGCGCGCCGCGCTGGGCGATCGCCAGCACGCCACCTTCAGCGGCATCGAGCCCAACCCGAGCTACGAAACCTCCATGAAGGCCGTGGCGCAGATCCGCGAAGGCGGGTTTGACTTTCTACTGGCCGTGGGCGGTGGCTCGGTGATCGACGCCACCAAATTCATCGCTGCCGCCGTGCGTTTTGAGGGCGCCGACCCCTGGGCCATCCTCGAAAAGCACGGCCGCAACATCCAGGGGGCGATGCCATTCGGCTCGGTGCTCACGCTGCCCGCCACGGGCTCGGAGATGAACAACGGCGGCGTCATCACCCACCGCGGCAAGGGCGCCAAGCTGTCGTTTGGCAGCGTGCACACCTACCCGGTGTTCTCGGTGCTTGACCCCACCAAGACCTATACCCTGCCGCCGCAGCAACTGGCCAACGGCGTGGTAGATGCGTTTGTGCACACGGTGGAGCAGTACCTCACCTACCCGGTCAACGCGCCCGTGCAGGACCGATTTGCCGAAGGCATCCTGCAAACACTGATCGAAGTGGGCCCGCGCCTGCTGACCGCCCCTGAGCCCGTGTATGACGACCGTGCCAACCTCATGTGGGCCGCCACCATGGCGCTCAACGGCCTGATTGGCGCGGGCGTGCCGCAGGACTGGGCCACGCACATGATCGGCCACGAGCTGACGGCCCTGCACGGCATCGACCACGCGCGCACCCTGGCCATCGTGCTGCCCGCGCTGCTGAACGAGCGCCGGGTGGCCAAGCGCGCCAAGCTGCTGCAGTACGGCGAGCGCGTGTGGGGCATCACCACCGGGACCGACGACGAGCGCATCACCGCCGCCATCGAGCGCACGCGCGACTTCTTTGAAAGCATGGGCATCGCCACGCGCCTGTCGGGCTACGGCCTGGGCGGCGACACGGTGACCGCCGTGGTGGCGCAGCTCGAAGCGCATGGCATGGTGACCCTGGGCGAACAGCGCGAGATCACACCCGCCGTGAGCCGCCGCATCCTCGAAGCCGCTCTGTAA
- a CDS encoding zinc-binding alcohol dehydrogenase family protein: MKAVGYQTAHPIDHPESLLDITLPDPVATSHDLLVEVHAVSVNPVDTKVRKSSSRSGDGPDYKVLGWDASGVVRAVGPEVTLFQPGDRVWYAGSIARPGTNSELHLVDERIVGHAPKSLDFAEAAALPLTTITAWELLFDRLRVAPGKQPTNKTLLIIGASGGVGSILTQLAARLTSLTIIGTASRPETQQWVRDLGAHHVIDHSQPLTEELARIGHPTVDIIVSLTQTDAHFDQIVEAIAPQGQFALIDDPVSLDVTKFKRKSVSVHWELMFTRALFGTADMIGQHRLLTEVAQLVDAGLIRTTLDQRFGTINAENLKRAHALIESGKARGKLVLEGWA, from the coding sequence ATGAAAGCCGTTGGCTACCAAACCGCTCACCCCATCGACCACCCCGAGTCGCTGCTCGACATCACCCTGCCCGACCCGGTGGCCACGAGCCACGATCTGTTGGTGGAAGTGCATGCCGTCTCAGTGAACCCCGTAGACACCAAGGTGCGCAAAAGCAGCTCACGCAGCGGTGACGGCCCCGACTACAAGGTGCTGGGCTGGGACGCCAGCGGCGTCGTGCGCGCCGTGGGGCCCGAGGTGACGCTGTTCCAGCCCGGCGACCGCGTCTGGTACGCAGGCTCCATCGCCCGCCCCGGCACCAACAGCGAACTGCACCTGGTGGATGAACGCATCGTGGGCCATGCGCCGAAGTCGCTGGACTTTGCCGAAGCCGCCGCGCTGCCGCTGACCACCATCACCGCGTGGGAGCTGCTGTTTGACCGCCTGCGTGTGGCCCCCGGCAAGCAGCCCACGAACAAGACCCTGCTCATCATCGGCGCGAGCGGCGGCGTGGGCTCCATCCTCACGCAGCTGGCGGCGCGGCTGACCAGCCTCACGATCATCGGCACCGCATCGCGCCCCGAAACGCAGCAGTGGGTGCGCGACCTGGGCGCCCACCACGTCATCGACCACAGCCAGCCGCTCACTGAGGAGCTGGCGCGCATCGGCCACCCCACGGTGGACATCATCGTCAGCCTGACACAGACCGACGCGCACTTCGACCAGATCGTTGAGGCCATTGCGCCCCAGGGCCAGTTCGCGCTGATCGACGACCCGGTGTCGCTCGACGTGACGAAGTTCAAGCGCAAGTCGGTGTCGGTGCACTGGGAGCTGATGTTCACGCGTGCGTTGTTCGGCACCGCCGACATGATCGGCCAGCACCGCCTGCTGACCGAGGTAGCGCAGCTGGTGGACGCCGGGCTGATCCGCACCACGCTGGACCAACGCTTTGGCACCATCAATGCCGAGAATCTCAAGCGCGCACATGCGCTCATCGAGAGCGGCAAGGCGCGGGGCAAGCTGGTGCTGGAGGGGTGGGCCTGA
- a CDS encoding tripartite tricarboxylate transporter substrate binding protein: MQRRTLLSALAAAGATTAAPWAAAQSAWPDQPLRWVVPYPAGGGTDVLARTVAEAMRQTLGQQIVVDNRPGASTNIGGQMVATAKPDGNTFMSADNAILAYNEHLFTKLPFNPEKDFTYVGGISRFPLALVVNPAFEAKTVKEFLAYARANPGKLNYASPGNGSPHHLAMEMFKNRTKTFLTHIPYRGAAPALQDVMGGQVPCMFLDLAAGLPVITSGKVRALAIGSAKRVAALPDVPTLAEAGVPNTEVFAFQGILAPAGLPAAITTRLNTDLNKALLNPAVVKRMADFGMEALPGTPEQFRAMARAESKRWGEIIKAAGVKLD; this comes from the coding sequence ATGCAACGCCGTACCCTCTTGTCCGCCCTGGCCGCCGCAGGCGCCACCACCGCCGCGCCCTGGGCCGCCGCCCAGTCCGCCTGGCCCGACCAGCCCCTGCGCTGGGTGGTGCCGTACCCCGCCGGTGGCGGCACCGACGTGCTGGCCCGCACCGTGGCCGAGGCCATGCGCCAGACCCTGGGTCAGCAGATCGTGGTGGACAACCGCCCCGGCGCGTCCACCAACATCGGCGGCCAGATGGTGGCCACCGCCAAGCCCGACGGCAACACCTTCATGTCGGCCGACAACGCCATCCTGGCCTACAACGAACACCTGTTCACCAAGCTGCCGTTCAACCCCGAAAAGGACTTCACCTACGTGGGCGGCATCAGCCGCTTTCCGCTGGCACTGGTGGTGAACCCTGCGTTTGAAGCCAAGACGGTGAAAGAGTTTCTGGCCTACGCGCGCGCCAACCCCGGCAAGCTCAACTACGCCTCGCCGGGCAATGGCTCGCCACACCATCTGGCAATGGAGATGTTCAAGAACCGCACCAAGACCTTCCTCACCCACATCCCCTACCGTGGCGCCGCGCCCGCGCTGCAGGATGTGATGGGTGGCCAGGTGCCCTGCATGTTCCTGGACCTGGCCGCCGGCCTGCCCGTGATCACCTCGGGCAAGGTGCGAGCGCTGGCCATCGGCTCGGCCAAGCGCGTGGCCGCATTGCCCGACGTGCCCACGCTGGCCGAAGCCGGTGTGCCCAACACTGAGGTGTTCGCGTTCCAGGGCATCCTGGCGCCCGCCGGTCTGCCCGCTGCCATCACCACACGTTTGAACACCGACCTGAACAAGGCGCTCCTCAACCCCGCCGTGGTCAAGCGCATGGCCGACTTTGGGATGGAAGCCCTGCCCGGCACGCCCGAGCAGTTCCGCGCCATGGCACGCGCCGAGTCCAAGCGCTGGGGCGAGATCATCAAGGCGGCGGGTGTGAAACTCGACTGA
- a CDS encoding IclR family transcriptional regulator gives MDKERAGIQSVEVGFALLEGLTRSRGPLMLKDVAASAGMSAAKAHRYLVSFQRLGLVTQDPRTARYDLGPAALKLGLASLTRLDGVRLARERMPALMETIGHTLALAVWGNHGPTIVHWEESPQAVTANLRLGDVMPLLSSATGRCFAAFMSPEVVAPLLKEELARAVKMRRTDLPATMAEVNTLLAEVRERGAARVVDTLLPGIVAFCAPVFDADGHLELGITTLGSIATFDPEWGGAIDAPLRAAAAQLSSDLGAGSA, from the coding sequence ATGGACAAAGAACGTGCAGGAATTCAATCGGTCGAGGTGGGTTTTGCCCTGCTGGAGGGGCTGACCCGCTCGCGCGGGCCGCTGATGCTCAAGGATGTGGCCGCCTCGGCGGGCATGAGCGCGGCCAAGGCGCACCGGTATCTGGTGAGCTTTCAGCGTCTGGGCCTGGTCACGCAAGACCCGCGCACCGCGCGCTATGACCTGGGCCCGGCCGCACTCAAGCTGGGGCTGGCGTCGCTGACGCGGCTCGATGGCGTGCGCCTGGCCCGCGAGCGCATGCCGGCACTGATGGAAACCATCGGCCACACGCTGGCACTGGCCGTGTGGGGCAACCATGGCCCCACCATCGTGCACTGGGAGGAATCGCCCCAGGCCGTCACCGCCAACCTGCGCCTGGGCGACGTGATGCCGCTGCTGTCGTCGGCCACGGGCCGGTGTTTTGCGGCCTTCATGTCGCCCGAGGTGGTGGCGCCGCTGCTGAAAGAAGAACTGGCCCGCGCCGTGAAGATGCGCCGCACCGACCTACCCGCCACCATGGCCGAAGTGAATACCCTGCTGGCCGAGGTGCGCGAGCGCGGCGCCGCCCGCGTGGTGGACACGCTGCTGCCCGGCATCGTCGCTTTCTGCGCCCCGGTGTTCGACGCCGACGGCCACCTGGAGCTGGGCATCACCACGCTGGGCTCCATCGCCACCTTCGACCCCGAGTGGGGCGGCGCCATTGATGCACCGCTGCGCGCGGCGGCGGCCCAGCTGTCCAGCGACCTGGGCGCGGGCAGCGCCTGA
- a CDS encoding LysR family transcriptional regulator, whose protein sequence is MKSLQDLDIFVRTVDSGSLSATARALDLTPAAASAALKRLEAELGVALFVRSTRSLRLTQEGALFLEHCRPALAALQQVQGQLAGGRAGGLRGTLQLAAPSDLGRNVLLPWLDAFQAEHPAIDIRLQLADRVANVYSEPVDAAFRYGKPQDSSLVALPLAADHRRVLCAAPAYLAAHGMPGTPHALAAHEGLCFMLGEDVHDRWRFWDAAGQEVVVRVRSRNVANDGDVVRRWAVLGRGIAYKSYFDVADDLAAGRLVPLCPGWTTEAVPLFLVAPSRRQFTPLVRALRDFVAGRLQALMDRAPR, encoded by the coding sequence ATGAAAAGCCTGCAAGACCTCGACATCTTTGTGCGCACCGTGGACAGCGGCAGCCTCTCGGCCACGGCGCGTGCGCTGGACCTCACGCCCGCCGCCGCGAGCGCCGCGCTCAAGCGGCTGGAGGCCGAGCTGGGCGTGGCGTTGTTCGTGCGCTCTACGCGCAGCCTGCGGCTCACGCAGGAGGGCGCGCTGTTCCTGGAGCATTGCCGCCCCGCGCTGGCGGCGCTGCAGCAGGTGCAAGGCCAGCTGGCAGGCGGGCGCGCCGGTGGCTTGCGCGGCACGCTGCAACTGGCCGCGCCGTCGGACTTGGGGCGCAATGTGCTGCTGCCCTGGCTCGATGCCTTCCAGGCCGAGCACCCGGCCATCGATATCCGCCTGCAGCTGGCTGACCGCGTGGCCAACGTCTACAGCGAGCCGGTGGACGCCGCCTTCCGCTACGGCAAGCCGCAGGATTCGAGCCTGGTCGCACTGCCGCTGGCCGCCGACCACCGGCGTGTGCTCTGCGCGGCGCCCGCCTACCTGGCTGCACACGGCATGCCCGGCACGCCCCACGCACTGGCCGCGCACGAGGGCCTGTGCTTCATGCTGGGCGAGGACGTGCACGACCGCTGGCGCTTCTGGGACGCCGCTGGTCAGGAGGTCGTGGTGCGCGTGCGCAGCCGCAACGTGGCCAACGATGGCGATGTGGTGCGCCGCTGGGCCGTGCTGGGCCGGGGCATTGCGTACAAGTCGTACTTTGATGTGGCTGATGATCTGGCCGCCGGGCGGCTGGTGCCGCTGTGCCCTGGCTGGACCACCGAGGCCGTGCCGCTCTTTCTGGTTGCCCCCAGCCGCCGCCAGTTCACGCCGCTGGTGCGGGCACTGCGCGACTTCGTGGCCGGTCGCCTGCAGGCGCTCATGGATCGGGCGCCACGCTGA
- a CDS encoding fumarylacetoacetate hydrolase family protein, with the protein MKLATYKDGSRDGQLVVVSRDLGTAHYATGIASKMQQVLDDWGFLSPQLQDLYDQLNSGRARHAFPFDPAQCMAPLPRAYQWADGSAYINHVELVRKARNSEVPESFYTDPLMYQGGSDDFIGPCDDVVVPSEAMGIDFEAEIAVITGDVKMGTNADQALDGIRLVMIANDVSLRNLIPAELAKGFGFFQSKPATAFGPVAVTLDELGDAWDHGRVNLTVQSTWNGRKVGMCDAGPEMTFHFGQLIAHIAKTRNVRAGSIVGSGTVSNKGVEQNGRMEWPKGYSCIAEKRCIETIQDGKPSTEFMKFGDTIRIEVKGKDGASIFGAIDQTIAAPAA; encoded by the coding sequence ATGAAACTCGCTACCTACAAAGACGGCTCGCGCGACGGCCAACTGGTTGTCGTCTCCCGCGACCTGGGCACGGCCCATTATGCGACCGGCATTGCCAGCAAGATGCAGCAGGTGCTGGACGACTGGGGCTTCCTGTCGCCCCAGCTGCAGGACCTGTACGACCAGCTCAACAGCGGCCGCGCACGCCACGCTTTCCCCTTCGACCCGGCCCAATGCATGGCACCGCTGCCCCGCGCCTACCAGTGGGCTGACGGGTCTGCGTACATCAACCACGTCGAACTGGTGCGGAAAGCGCGCAACTCCGAAGTGCCCGAAAGCTTCTATACCGACCCGCTGATGTACCAGGGCGGCAGCGACGACTTCATCGGCCCCTGCGACGACGTGGTAGTGCCCAGCGAGGCGATGGGCATCGATTTCGAGGCCGAGATCGCCGTCATCACCGGCGACGTGAAGATGGGCACCAATGCCGACCAGGCGCTGGACGGCATCCGCCTGGTGATGATTGCCAACGACGTGAGCCTGCGCAACCTGATCCCGGCCGAGCTGGCCAAGGGCTTTGGCTTCTTCCAGAGCAAGCCCGCCACCGCCTTCGGCCCCGTGGCCGTCACACTGGACGAGCTGGGCGACGCCTGGGACCACGGCCGCGTCAACCTCACCGTGCAGTCCACCTGGAACGGCCGCAAGGTCGGCATGTGCGACGCGGGGCCTGAAATGACCTTCCACTTCGGCCAGCTCATTGCCCACATCGCCAAGACGCGCAACGTGCGCGCCGGCTCCATCGTGGGCAGCGGCACCGTCAGCAACAAAGGCGTGGAGCAGAACGGCCGCATGGAATGGCCCAAGGGCTACAGCTGCATCGCCGAAAAACGCTGCATCGAAACCATCCAGGACGGCAAGCCCAGCACCGAGTTCATGAAGTTCGGCGACACCATCCGCATCGAGGTGAAGGGCAAAGACGGCGCTAGCATCTTCGGTGCCATCGACCAGACCATTGCCGCACCGGCCGCCTGA